From Antennarius striatus isolate MH-2024 chromosome 14, ASM4005453v1, whole genome shotgun sequence, the proteins below share one genomic window:
- the abitram gene encoding protein Abitram codes for MDCVEQKDVETTTAPSLVDRYYTRWYRTDLKGKTCEDHCILQHSNRICVVTLAETHPILQNGRTIKSISYQISNGCSRLNNKVSGKSKRGGQFLTDFAPLCRITCTDETEYTIYSCIRGRLLEVNEVILETPTLLLEKPSTEGYIAVILPKFEESKSITENLLSREEFERVVAKRAVAQLHPAALPSTPSGLDGD; via the exons ATGGACTGCGTGGAGCAGAAAGACGTAGAAACGACGACGGCCCCGTCACTGGTCGACCGATATTATACACGATGGTACAGAACCG ACTTGAAGGGGAAGACGTGTGAGGACCACTGCATCCTGCAGCATTCAAACAG AATTTGTGTTGTCACGCTGGCAGAAACTCATCCCATCCTTCAGAATGGGCGGACGATCAAAAGCATAAGTTACCAGATCAGCAACGGCTGCAGTCGGCTGAACAATAAAGTGTCTGGGAAGTCCAAGCGg GGTGGTCAGTTCCTCACTGATTTTGCACCTCTGTGTAGGATAACGTGCACGGATGAAACGGAATACACAATCTACAG TTGTATCCGGGGCCGTCTTCTTGAGGTCAATGAGGTCATTTTAGAAACACCCACCCTATTGTTGGAAAag CCATCCACTGAGGGATACATTGCTGTCATCCTGCCAAAAtttgaggagagcaagagcatAACTGAGAATCTACTGAGCAGAGAGGAGTTTGAGAGAGTTGTCGCAAAACGTGCTGTTGCTCAGTTGCACCCTGCGGCTCTTCCTTCCACTCCCAGCGGACTGGATGGAGACTGA
- the sla1a gene encoding src like adaptor 1a isoform X1: MGNTMRGVNARDKNNIDNFDGSLKGSEDDTVMVIQDYQSADMGKPFYRMGERIRVIAQEDYWWRVCSVQTKKENYIPNTHVAKVYHGSLKFFCSASWLFEGVERQKAEELLLLPGNKIGSFLVRENSRERGVYSLSVRHMIIKHYRISRMDNGWYYISPRLTFQCLEDLINHYSEFADGLCCVLTSPCLSGAPSLSDVPSGAPPVIMRVNRESCNDNMLSHGVRHSIASYLSISGSRQSEQRKKDARKKKTKSVNAFPDSSFVNCDYDDDF; encoded by the exons ATGGGGAACACGATGCGAGGTGTGAACGCCAGAGACAAGAACAACATAGACAACTTTGATGGTTCCCTAAAAG GTTCAGAAGACGACACGGTGATGGTGATTCAGGACTACCAATCTGCTGACATGGGAAAGCCCTTTTACAGGATGGGAGAGAGGATCAGGGTCATCGCTCA GGAGGATTACTGGTGGAGAGTCTGCTCTGTCCAAACAAAAAAGGAGAACTATATACCCAACACCCACGTGGCAAAAGTCTACCACGG CAGCCTaaagtttttttgttctgcCAGTTGGCTGTTTGAGGGGGTGGAGAGGCAGAAAgctgaggagctgctgcttctACCTGGGAACAAAATAGGTTCCTTCCTGGTTCGGGAGAACTCCAGGGAGAGGG GTGTGTATTCACTGTCAGTGAGGCACATGATTATCAAGCACTATCGTATCTCCAGAATGGACAACGGCTGGTACTACATTTCACCTCGCCTCACTTTCCAGTGCCTTGAAGACTTGATCAACCACTACTCTG AATTTGCGGATGGCCTATGTTGTGTGTTAACGTCTCCTTGCCTGTCGGGGGCGCCCTCACTGTCAGATGTACCTTCTGGAGCTCCACCTGTCATCATGAG GGTGAACAGAGAGAGCTGCAACGACAACATGCTGAGCCACGGAGTCAGGCACAGCATCGCTTCCTACCTGTCCATTTCAGGGAGTCGACAATCTGAGCAAAGAAAAAAGGACGCCCGGAAGAAGAAGACCAAATCAGTTAATGCGTTCCCAGACAGTAGCTTTGTAAACTGTGATTATGATGACGATTTCTAG
- the sla1a gene encoding src like adaptor 1a isoform X2 translates to MGNTMRGVNARDKNNIDNFDGSLKGSEDDTVMVIQDYQSADMGKPFYRMGERIRVIAQEDYWWRVCSVQTKKENYIPNTHVAKVYHGWLFEGVERQKAEELLLLPGNKIGSFLVRENSRERGVYSLSVRHMIIKHYRISRMDNGWYYISPRLTFQCLEDLINHYSEFADGLCCVLTSPCLSGAPSLSDVPSGAPPVIMRVNRESCNDNMLSHGVRHSIASYLSISGSRQSEQRKKDARKKKTKSVNAFPDSSFVNCDYDDDF, encoded by the exons ATGGGGAACACGATGCGAGGTGTGAACGCCAGAGACAAGAACAACATAGACAACTTTGATGGTTCCCTAAAAG GTTCAGAAGACGACACGGTGATGGTGATTCAGGACTACCAATCTGCTGACATGGGAAAGCCCTTTTACAGGATGGGAGAGAGGATCAGGGTCATCGCTCA GGAGGATTACTGGTGGAGAGTCTGCTCTGTCCAAACAAAAAAGGAGAACTATATACCCAACACCCACGTGGCAAAAGTCTACCACGG TTGGCTGTTTGAGGGGGTGGAGAGGCAGAAAgctgaggagctgctgcttctACCTGGGAACAAAATAGGTTCCTTCCTGGTTCGGGAGAACTCCAGGGAGAGGG GTGTGTATTCACTGTCAGTGAGGCACATGATTATCAAGCACTATCGTATCTCCAGAATGGACAACGGCTGGTACTACATTTCACCTCGCCTCACTTTCCAGTGCCTTGAAGACTTGATCAACCACTACTCTG AATTTGCGGATGGCCTATGTTGTGTGTTAACGTCTCCTTGCCTGTCGGGGGCGCCCTCACTGTCAGATGTACCTTCTGGAGCTCCACCTGTCATCATGAG GGTGAACAGAGAGAGCTGCAACGACAACATGCTGAGCCACGGAGTCAGGCACAGCATCGCTTCCTACCTGTCCATTTCAGGGAGTCGACAATCTGAGCAAAGAAAAAAGGACGCCCGGAAGAAGAAGACCAAATCAGTTAATGCGTTCCCAGACAGTAGCTTTGTAAACTGTGATTATGATGACGATTTCTAG